The DNA sequence GATGAAAAAACAAGCCTTTGGTCGTATTGTGAATGTTTCCAGTGAGCTTGGATCGCTGGAGACTATGGAAATGGCTGGAACTGTTGCCTATCGTTCCTCAAAAACTGCTTTAAATGCTGTAACAAAACTACTCGCTCTTGAGATTGAGGACGGAGAAGACATTCAGATTAATGCAGCGTGCCCAGGTTGGGTGAAGACAGCGCTTGGCGGGCCGGAAGCCCCGCGAAGTCCAAAAGAGGGTGCCGACACAGCTCTCTGGCTTGCCACTCAACCCAAAAATGGCCCCAATGGCAAGCTATTCCGCGACCGTTCTCTTTACCCTTGGTAACACTAACTTATTAAGAGGCCTGTATGACCTATCTATTCCTCACTTTTGCAATCTTATATTTAATTTTGTTGATCCAAAGCTTTCGCTTTCTCCCCTCGTCGGCACGCGTTTGGTTTCTTCGCGCTCTCATGATATCGCTTATGTATGATAATATGGTTGTCGGGCTAGGCACTCAATTACAAGAAGCTGGCACGTTGCCCTTCTTTAGTTATGGTCGTGTCTGTCTACATGCCACAGTGTTGCCTTTCCTGTCCTTTTTCACCTTTTCGACCTTGAAAACATATAAGACCGAAAGCACTGTGTTGATGCCTCTTGGGCTGCTTTTGACAGGGGCCGCGCTCTATTACGGTGTCACTCATGAGATCATGGGCCTGACGATGGATACAAAAACTGTCTTGGGAATTACTCGCATGGTAGATAATAGCGGAATCCCACCTATAGCAACAATTGCAACTAACTTTATCACGATTGGTGCCGCAGTGATGATTTGGCGTGCCGCCGGCAGCAAATTTCTCTTATATGGGGCAGGGTTCATCTTTATTATCAACGGAGCCACAGCAACGCTAGAATGGGGATTTGCCGCAGGAGCCTGCGCGGAAGTCATATTCTTGCTTAGCCTCCTCAGGACAGAAAAAGCGACTCTAACTCGAAAGACTTCTGAATAAATTTTGGATGTAAAAAGCCTGCTACTTTAATGAGTAGCAGGCATAGCGTTCAACACAAAAAAGAACGATTAATATAGTTTACTGCTTAATATAACTTACTGCGGGCCATTTGACCTGCTCCCATACGAGTAGTCACTAAATCATCAATCATCTCTTTACCAAATACATTCTCTGCCAGTTTATTCATGGGATCAAGCTCGTACCCTAGGCGACGCATAATGTGGTCTTGTCGCTGACGTTCTGCCCGGACTTCCTGAGGAAGGGGTTCGGCTCTGTCTAACCATCCCAACCAACGATCCAGTGCTTTATAGGCATAGGCTTCTAAGATATCGATATTTTCGTCCGTCAACTCAGCAGACAAACTTTGTGTAGAGGGATTGTTCAATGCCCGCATATATGTCCCGTGACTGACAGCCCACTGGAAATTTTCATGACCGCGAAGAGCGATATAATCTTGATTATCCTCATCATAGTATTTTTTTAGATACTCAGGGTCTGTCAATAAATTCGTGCGGGGTGTAAAATCAAAATAGAAAAATAATTTCGGAACCGTTCCAAATACCATAACAAAGTGAGGTACATCGGTTTCTGGGCCAAGAAATGCCGTGGCATTCATGTCAAGAATACTGGCCTTTCGATTGCCAATCCAACTGTTGACCAGCCACTCACATCCAGGACCTGACCAAGCATTAAATGATCCCTCAAACTCTTTATTCGGTGAGGTATAATATTCACGGCCTGTGCAACTGGGGTCCTTCTCCATCCCAGGAAAGCGAGCCGCTATTCTCTCTTTTACATCACTTAAAATTCCCCAGCAGCGTTCCCAAGCCTTCGAAACATCTACATTGGGATTTTCCGCTAAAAATTCATCGAGAGTTTTTGTATCTGAACTCATTATATTTCCTATATCTATAAGATGTTGCTTTTCTTAAAGTCCGAACCGCTCAAATTGATCTGGTCTTTTTGAGATCATATTTTTGACTATCCGACCCATGATTTTGAATGTGTTGAGCCAGGCTATTTTCGCGCCTGTCTTTTCAAATCCAATCATTTGGTCTACTAAAAAAGGAGAAACCGTTTCAACTTGATCGACTAGTGTATTCATAAATTTTCGAGATTTTTGAAACCGCTCTAAATCCTCTTGAGCTTCTCTAACCACAGCTTCTGTCACAATCATCCCCGGGCGAATTTTACCAACCAATACACCCGTATCCTTCAGTTCTTTAGCAAGGGCATCAGAATAATAATTCAGGCCTCTTTTAGTCGTGCCGTAGATCCCCATCCCAGGGAAATACTCGCCGTCACTTCCGCCGCCTAGCATGTTAAAGATCTTACCGTATCCTACTGAAACCATGCCTTTGGCCGCGATT is a window from the Temperatibacter marinus genome containing:
- a CDS encoding SDR family NAD(P)-dependent oxidoreductase encodes the protein MPQTAVITGSTKGIGFGLAREFASRGWNVVITGRSDESVNAALGSLEKEDGRVIGQPCNVAENDQLQALWDFAIDAFNTVDIWINNAGLARTQWSILDTPDSEIHTMITTNMLGTIGGSKIAAKGMVSVGYGKIFNMLGGGSDGEYFPGMGIYGTTKRGLNYYSDALAKELKDTGVLVGKIRPGMIVTEAVVREAQEDLERFQKSRKFMNTLVDQVETVSPFLVDQMIGFEKTGAKIAWLNTFKIMGRIVKNMISKRPDQFERFGL